ACAACGTGTTGAATACGCCTTTCGAGGAGAGCCATTTGTTGGCAAAGCTAAGTAAGATGGTAGCCGTCGCCAGAATATTCGAGAACGTCGAAGAGACGTCGTCGATAGTACATTCAGTCGGGTTCTTTGATCTATCTGATCCGCACATATATGAAACTGTCAGGCAAGACTACGAAGAGACTCGTCGCGTAATTGGAAAACTTGGGTTCGAAGCATTGACAGGCAAGATGGGTGTTCACGTTCAGCCAAGAACAAAGGGAGCTGGCCACGGCAGCACCTCGCGAGCATTCTACGCACGGACACACTTTGTCGAACATATCATCGGTGTGAGGCCCCTGTGAACACGAACTATCGGTAGATGCCTGCTCGCTCAATCGATGGCCTGAACGACAGCTGAACCCGCGGCAAGATGAGGATACCGGGGTGCGTCGAAAGGAGGATGGAATGAGAGCCAGCAAGACCTTTCTGTTTCTCGCCACGGCGCTTTTCTTCGCTCAAGGCCTTGAAGCCCATGAGCGGACGTGGCCTGGGAAACGCCTCAAGAACCTTTGGCCCGAGGCAAACAAGTTCACATCCAAACAGGTGACGCTGAGCGCCCCACAAGTCGAGCATTTGGAGAAAGACGGCATCAAGCTGGGCGTCGAGGACAAGTCCCCGACTTTCTATTTTGCACAGGTGAAAGACAAGGCAAGCGGGAAACTCACTACGACAGGGATCATTCTTTTCGTCGACGAGTACGGAGCAAACGGCCGCATGGAGATCTCGGTGGGAATCACGCCAACGAACGAAGTAGCCAAGATAGACATCTGGCAGCACTCGGAGAACAAGAAAGTGGCCCAAGCCGACTTCCTGGGGAAACTCGTCGGTAAGAAACACGGTGACTCTTTTGAGGTAGGAAAAGGATACCAGCCCGTCCCCGGCGCTGAGGAAGCCTCGGAAGCCGTCGCTCGAGGCGTTCGCAAAGCCCTGGCTGTCGCCGACGCGGTGTTCGGAAAAGGGGAAAGCGGGAAGCCGCCTGCGCAGTAGCCCGAACTGGACTACCGGGTGACCATCACCGCCGATGCTAGAACACCAGTGTGCCGTCCCAGAAATAGTTTTACGAAATGCAGGGCGTTTCATAAGGCACACTGCCAGGGGGTACGAAGGGTCGTGCCCGACCCCCTCAGGGGTGACAGCGCAGGGATGCGACGAAGAGGAGCATCTCGAAGCGTCAGAGGGGCGATAGCCCCTATGAAAGTGTCGTGTCCCGGGGTAAAGACATATAGAAGGAACTTCCGGGACACGACACTGGACACGGAGAGGTCATCATGAGACTGCGATGGTTCCTGGCCTTTGGCCTCGGACTTCTGATGTGGGATTGCTGTAGCCAGGCCTGGGCTCTTCCCGCTTACCGACGGCTTTGGGAGAGAACCTACGGATACAACGTGTCCTGTGGGATTTGCCACGTTCGAGGCGGCGGTTCGGAACTCACAGGCTACGGGAAGGACTTCCAGCGTTTCGGGACGACGCCGGGTGCTTTCAAGGCAATCGCAGACAGAGACTCCGACCGCGATGGCGTCAAGAATCTGGATGAGATCAGAGCGAAATCAAACCCAGGAGATCCTCGGTCTACCCCAACGAACCTCACAGACTGGCTTCAGCGTATCGAAGAATCCATGCTCCCTCTAGAGCAGTTGGGGAAGCTATTTCCTGGGGCCAAGATGTTCTCGTCCATGGAGGGTACTCTTTCTGACTCACAGATCCAGCAGGTGGAAGGTCTGCTCGGTTCCAGGCTTTCGGAAGAGGATGCTGTTCCGACTTTCTACTTCGCTGTAGAGAAGCAAGGCAACCGCCTCAAGCGTACAGGGGTTTCCTTGTTTGTGGCCCTCGCAGGCGGCAAAGACAAGCTGATCGTAGGGGTAGCTGCCGATCTGTCCGGAAATGTGATTTCGGTGATCCTGGTCCAGAACAAGCTGGACAAGAGGTTGGCCGAGAGAAAGTTTCTGGAGCAGTTCATTGGAAAATCGGCGAATGACCCGCTGACCGTGGGCAAAGACATTGAGTCCGTACCTGAGTTGGAATCGCCCTCGGTCATGGTTGCCGGCTCCGTCAAGAAGGCTCTTCTTGTCATCAACACGGTCTTTTCCAAGAATGGCAGGGGCCAATGAAAAGGACAGGATGTCTCTTCTGGCTGGGACTTCAGATCACGGGGACCTGGGCGTCAGCCCAGGAATTGAACCTGGGCGAGGAAGCTCCGCAGTCGATTATCAAGGCTGGATCTCAGTACCCCCAAACCTCGTGGGCCTTGGGGCTCTTCTTGCTCTATGTTGCCATCGGCGCCTGTCTCTTGGCCTTCCTCATCTTTAGGAAGAAACGGCCCTGGAACCCGCCCCGGGGGCTCGCGTACTGGCCAGATAGCGCCAAGACTCTCATTACGCTGATCCTGATTGCCTACGGACTGGTTCACCTGTTCGCCATCCTTAAGGCCTACATGCAGAGCCGGGTGGTGTTCGGCTCGGCTGCCGAATACTTCTTCTATATGAAGCCCGAGAAGCTTGCGGCCACGTCGCATGCCCACATTTTTGGCCATGGCACCATGTATGCCCTTACGTGCGTACTCTTCCTGTTTTCCTCTATCTCCGAGCGCTGGAAGGTGGCTGTTATCTGCGTAGCTCTGGCAGGCGGACTTCTGGATGTGCCGTCCTGGTGGATGATCAAGTACGCGGGAGCGAAGTTTGAAGCCTTCTCTATTGTGGCGGGAATGATGTCGGCGGCGGGCTGGATCAGTATGGCCGGGCGGATTCTTTACGAAGTCTGGTTTCAAAAGGAGGCGGACCGTGAATCGCGCTAGGACCGCAGGAGGATGCATCCTGATTCTTGCATTGGCGTTGGGCGGGCAAGGATTCGCCCAGTTGGATTTGGAATCTCCGAAGCTGGCCGCCCCACCCGAGAAGCAGGAGAAGGGTTCTTTCGGCAACATCAACTTAGGTGGTCTCTTTGACGTGCGCTACATGGCGGTGGGGAATCGCGCACCTGGGACCATGATTCACGTGGATGAGCTGGTCATTACAGCCAACATCGGGGACAACATCTCAATCTTGGCTGAACAGCTTCTTCCGACATCCCGTTTGTCTGGCGCCGACGACATCATCCAGGACGATCATGGTTTTGTCTATGCCATCTTTTCGAACATCCCCGTCACCCCACCGGGCACTGCTTTCAAGATCGGGCGGTTTCGGTTCAAATGGGGCATTGATGCTGCACAGGATTCCCCCACCAACATGCTCTACCCCTTGACCAGAAAAAATCTGGGATTTGTCTCCGACCGCGGTCTGGAACTTTCCGGTTTCCTTGGGCCGGTGGACTATGAGCTGGGAGTCGCCGATGGACCTGAGTTCATTCAGGCCGTGGTTATCGATACGTTGGGGAATATGGTCGGAACTGTTCGTGGAAATGTCCTGAACAACTCTGCGCCCCTTTTCCTCCACCTTACTACCAACGCGAGCTTTTCGACGGCACTGCGATTTGGGATTTCCTATTTCGATGGGGAGAGCTGGCCCTATGTGAACGACATGATGCCGATGCCCAGCACACGCCTCCGGGTCCAGATGCCCGGCGGAATGCCCGATGTCTCTCAACTTGTTTACAAACAGAAACTGGCTGGGGACGCGACCTGCAGGTGGCGGAAGCTGGGTCTCAACTTGGAATATTCCCAAGGACGCGATCGCTTCGCGGACGGCAGCAAGACGACGACCCGAGGGTACTTTTCCCGATTGGACTACACGATCAAACCGCAGCAGCTCGCCCTGGCGGCGCAGTATGATCAGTTTGACGATGGACTCGTGTCCAGTGAAGATGAGCGATCCGTGGGAGGGAGTATACAGATCTTTCTCCACGAGCAAGCCTATCTGCGCCTGGGTTACATTCTGAACCGGACCGGGGAGTCTTCGCGCGAGAACGTGGGGTTCACGCAGCTTTACTTGCCTTTCTGACTGAGGCAAGGCTCTAGGAACAACACGGCAGTCCGTTACACAACTACCTTTGCAGATTGCGATATCTGACATCCACATGAGCTTTGGCTCAGGTGAATATGGCTTCCTTGCTTGGGCGCTGAACTCTGGCGTCAAGCAACATTTCTTCCTAGTCTCAGAACCAACCTGCCACGTACCCCGGCACGATCCAGCATTCCGTTGAGACTGTCACGCTGCTGCGCCTCACCGCCTGCCACACCGCGTCCCGAGTAGCCTTCCGCTTGCGTCTCATCTCTTGGTGAAGTAAACTGCCCAGATGCGCAAGCTTCGTATCGGCGTTATCGACCTCGTCACTAAGAGACCTGCCAGAGCATTGTACGCACGTCTCATGAATGCGAATCTCGCAAGCATTATGCCCCAAGCTATTGCTGTCTGGTGCGAAGAGGATGGGCATGACGTTAAACTTGTTTGTCATACTGGTTATGAGAATTTGGTAGAGCAGTTGCCGCAGAATGTCGACCTCGTCTTCATAGGCGCGTTCACTGAAGGCGCGCAAATGGCCTACGCGCTGAGTAACCTATTTCGCATGAAGGGAGCCGTGACAGTGCTTGGAGGTCCCCATGCGCGGTGTTACCCCCAGGATGCACAGAAATATTTCGATTACGTTCTCGGCTTCACCGACAAAACGATTATTCGTCAGGTGTTGCACGACTGTTCTCAGCACCGTCCAATCGGCGTTCGCTTAGACGCCGGACATCAGCCTGAGTCACTCCCGGGCGTACGCGAGCGCTGGAAATTCATCGCGTCGACTCTTCAGAAAGCCCGCTTCATCAAGATCGTCCCGATGTTAGGCAGTCTGGGGTGTCCCTACACCTGCAGTTTTTGCATTGATGCGGCAGTACCGTACCAGCCAATGGACTTCGAAGTAATTAAGGAAGACCTGCGGTTCCTTCTGCGGAAATTTAATCGACC
The Candidatus Eisenbacteria bacterium DNA segment above includes these coding regions:
- a CDS encoding MutH/Sau3AI family endonuclease, giving the protein MEREEAVKKIRLLIGKDLVPLANEYSVTIWKSPGKKNKGWAGHVIEHYLGLPINVGQSPNFGSWELKVVPLKHRGKDLIVKETMAITMIDPYNVLNTPFEESHLLAKLSKMVAVARIFENVEETSSIVHSVGFFDLSDPHIYETVRQDYEETRRVIGKLGFEALTGKMGVHVQPRTKGAGHGSTSRAFYARTHFVEHIIGVRPL